The following are encoded together in the Malaya genurostris strain Urasoe2022 chromosome 3, Malgen_1.1, whole genome shotgun sequence genome:
- the LOC131434981 gene encoding uncharacterized protein LOC131434981 isoform X2, with translation MVAIKIIDKTCLDEENLAKTFREISILKVLHHPHITRLYEVMESRNKIYLVTEHAARGEIFDHLVAHGRMKEEEASRVFSQIISAVDYCHCKGIVHRDLKAENVLLDNEMNVKLADFGFSNTFTEGAPLRTWCGSPPYAAPEVFQGVEYDGPKSDIWSLGVVLYVLVCGALPFDGATLHDLRSVVVTGKFRIPFFMSQECEHLIRHMLVVEPEKRYTLRQIGNHKWLEMYNTIPILETGSFQQAESANLDTVVMTHMLQLPGLTADMIAQSVHENRFDHIYAIYYLLVDKLKQKRKEKNRLQHHASLAYSRSRKTSITTGVVDRTEVIKNDSLERLSPLTSTGSPILNMSTSLGTTDELEKYELESANVVRTPESTDHLFPPICSNTSANTRRHTVGPGDVAHEQALANPNVPINFKVGTAEQQTPTQNVPINIPMLQNQPVHNLTIKDQHLLKPPTVMGASAFGRRASDGGANLHIYYPTTSNFSDQQSVGDVMYGSQATPVMIPSGDHAMSATPGNEVPDDSSDEIQRYMHGRGCSKRHTVGCTDDLSSGNGVPMDSPQIHSPAPSTVGATGGGRTRRTGLLTVMERPPVISPDLIREVEARMNRDYLPPSLLTTAPGTASYLQAHMSGVGPTTHTLGGIPVLQPGRPSALGPIIAGYGIGAGLEQNALPPVPCTSLQSTSTQPNANSTALQNIGSRRFARTCKLPTVQEIGRYSPVRRASEGSKINSQFQGPFQECQQLQKGLSSTQQRNLLIAPSPPLAENSVSLPGSPMHCKPFDDRSQQDITLSQDMMVSLIPGLEKLVFEKRIQIETAKHIISTRTLPYEIRQQLGLFAHTLSPDLGYALQQQLQHSQSVSPLTSRPVTLQPNNLVGSSINAPNYGYSGGIPFSPFGTMGTVPGLNFLGSNNNSGCPSPVYYSECPSPILSGPSGTAGGGASPMHQITRGISSMNTGTSAAGGSITRGTSAAFPVSCNEPLDLSMDVVNSIDLDFSRNSYSINPPTTGVSSHNYFDMKNFSLMPPQQMRLTATPPTSPNLCIIQEENHNAAPFQGGIPYKSQSAGGSPEDLSFQHTHPQICLTDVQGSEITLVALSDSSHDSDDSLNCQSSGLGFQGLLISEPSSDMPSITRGVGRKASLETENNSTSTSLKLETDTSESYARRGSDKSLGFSDDSLSNDSNHSNLSPSQEPSASSGFKSCDSHSEQDARLSPDSLCDTRTLTDECFELPLPQECSTLDSSRILEMVKRRIDSKMPPMGCIFNAAKTDLDGGQHSRSELDNSQTIGDSSNLSLEYSGGLQIELQVFENRIKDSHSGKGIKLRRISGDQNEYGKLCQQLITSLTV, from the exons GTTGCAATTAAAATAATCGATAAAACATGTCTCGACGAGGAGAACCTGGCGAAAACGTTTCGCGAAATATCAATACTGAAAGTGTTGCATCACCCGCACATTACTCGTTTGTACGAGGTCATGGAATCACGTAACAAAATCTACCTAGTAACGGAGCACGCGGCTCGGGGTGAGATTTTCGATCACCTCGTGGCACACGGTCGCATGAAGGAAGAGGAGGCATCCCGTGTCTTTTCCCAAATTATCTCCGCTGTTGATTACTGTCATTGCAAGGGAATTGTTCATCGTGATTTAAAAGCAGAAAATGTTCTTCTAGACAATGAGATGAACGTTAAACTGGCAGACTTTGGCTTTAGCAATACATTCACTGAAGGAGCCCCTCTAAGAACTTGGTGCGGTTCGCCACCATATGCGGCACCGGAAGTATTTCAAGGAGTGGAGTACGATGGTCCTAAATCAGATATATGGAGCTTGGGAGTGGTTCTGTATGTGTTAGTTTGCGGTGCCCTTCCATTTGATGGTGCAACTTTACACGATTTGCGAAGTGTTGTCGTTACAGGAAAATTTCGAATTCCATTTTTCATGTCACAAGAATGTGAGCACTTGATTAGGCATATGTTAGTAGTAGAACCTGAAAAACGGTACACATTAAGGCAGATTGGTAACCACAAATGGCTAGAAATGTACAATACTATTCCAATTCTCGAAACTGGATCATTTCAGCAAGCAGAAAGTGCAAATCTTGATACTGTTGTAATGACCCATATGCTGCAGCTTCCCGGCCTTACTGCCGACATGATCGCACAGTCAGTACATGAAAATCGTTTTGATCATATTTACGCTATCTATTATCTACTGGTGGATAAACTAAAGCAAAAGCGcaaagaaaaaaatcggttaCAGCATCACGCTAGCTTAGCTTACTCGAGATCCCGAAAAACCAGTATTACTACCGGTGTTGTAGATCGAACTGAAGTGATAAAAAATGATTCATTGGAAAGACTCAGTCCACTCACGAGCACTGGTTCACCGATCTTAAATATGTCGACTAGTCTAGGAACTACCGATGAGCTTGAAAAATATGAGCTTGAATCGGCAAACGTAGTGAGAACGCCCGAATCGACGGATCACCTGTTTCCTCCAATTTGTTCAAACACGTCAGCCAATACTCGTCGACACACTGTGGGCCCTGGAGATGTAGCACATGAGCAAGCGTTGGCTAATCCGAACGTACCAATCAATTTCAAGGTTGGAACTGCAGAACAACAAACTCCTACTCAAAATGTACCAATCAACATACCGATGTTACAGAATCAACCGGTGCACAATCTCACTATCAAAGATCAGCATTTGTTGAAACCGCCAACGGTCATGGGTGCAA GCGCATTTGGTAGACGAGCATCTGATGGAGGCGCTAATTTACACATCTACTACCCTACGACATCGAACTTCAGTGATCAACAATCAGTTGGTGACGTGATGTACGGTAGTCAGGCAACACCGGTGATGATTCCCAGTGGTGATCATGCTATGTCGGCGACCCCGGGTAACGAAGTACCTGATGATTCAAGCGACGAAATCCAAAG GTACATGCATGGTCGAGGATGCTCCAAACGACATACTGTTGGGTGTACCGATGACCTATCAAGTGGTAACGGAGTGCCTATGGATTCACCGCAGATACATTCTCCTGCACCATCTACCGTGGGAGCTACTGGTGGAGGACGCACACGACGAACTGGCTTACTCACGGTTATGGAAAGACCACCAG TGATTAGTCCTGATTTGATACGTGAAGTAGAGGCACGAATGAATCGCGATTATCTCCCTCCTTCGCTGTTAACTACAGCACCTGGAACGGCCTCCTACCTGCAGGCACATATGTCTGGAGTTGGACCAACTACTCATACACTGGGGGGTATACCAGTACTGCAACCTGGTAGACCAAGTGCACTAGGGCCAATTATAGCTGGATACGGTATAGGGGCGGGATTAGAGCAAAATGCTTTACCGCCAGTACCATGCACCTCCCTGCAATCTACCTCGACACAACCTAATGCAAATTCCACAGCACTGCAAAATATTGGTAGTAGACGCTTTGCTAGAACATGTAAACTGCCTACTGTGCAGGAGATAG GCCGATATAGCCCAGTTCGTCGAGCATCAGAAGGCTCCAAAATCAATTCCCAATTCCAAGGACCATTCCAGGAGTGTCAACAGTTGCAAAAGGGCTTGTCCAGTACTCAACAACGAAATCTTCTCATTGCCCCAAGCCCTCCTCTGGCGGAAAATTCGGTGAGTCTACCTGGCTCACCGATGCACTGTAAACCTTTTGATGACAGATCTCAGCAAGATATTACACTGTCGCAGGACATGATGGTGTCTCTGATACCTGGTCTCGAAAAATTAGTGTTCGAGAAGCGAATTCAAATCGAGACAGCTAAACACATAATTAGCACACGAACATTGCCATACGAAATTCGTCAACAACTGGGACTATTTGCTCACACATTATCTCCAGACCTCGGTTACGCGTTACAGCAACAGTTACAACATAGTCAAAGTGTTTCCCCACTCACATCACGCCCGGTGACCCTGCAACCTAACAATCTCGTCGGCAGTAGTATAAATGCCCCAAACTACGGATATAGTGGTGGCATACCTTTTTCTCCATTTGGAACTATGGGAACAGTACCTGGGCTCAATTTTCTTGGTAGCAATAATAATAGTGGTTGTCCTTCTCCAGTATACTACAGTGAATGCCCCTCACCAATATTATCTGGACCTTCTGGTACAGCAGGTGGTGGTGCCTCTCCGATGCATCAGATAACACGTGGTATTAGTAGTATGAACACGGGTACTTCAGCGGCAGGTGGTTCTATTACTCGCGGAACATCAGCGGCGTTCCCTGTGTCTTGCAATGAACCACTGGATCTTAGTATGGACGTTGTAAATAGTATCGACTTGGATTTTTCAAGAAACAGCTATTCTATTAATCCACCAACAACAGGGGTTTCATCACATAACTATTTTGATATGAAAAACTTTAGCCTTATGCCGCCACAGCAAATGCGCCTAACCGCAACACCTCCAACTTCACCAAATTTGTGTATTATTCAAGAAGAAAATCACAATGCTGCTCCATTCCAGGGGGGTATTCCGTACAAGAGTCAATCAGCTGGTGGATCTCCCGAAGATTTAAGCTTCCAACATACGCATCCACAGATATGTCTAACAGATGTTCAAGGTAGTGAAATAACATTGGTAGCATTGTCGGACTCTAGCCATGATAGTGACGATTCACTTAATTGCCAGAGCTCAGGACTAGGATTCCAGGGTTTATTAATATCGGAACCTTCTAGTGATATGCCTTCCATAACACGTGGTGTTGGAAGAAAAGCTAGCCTGGAAACAGAGAACAACTCAACATCGACTTCTTTGAAACTTGAAACAGACACTAGCGAGTCATATGCTCGGCGTGGCAGTGATAAGTCTCTGGGATTTAGCGACGATAGCCTCAGTAATGATTCGAATCATTCGAATCTTTCTCCTAGTCAAGAACCGTCGGCTAGTTCTGGTTTCAAGAGCTGCGATTCTCATTCCGAGCAAGACGCTCGACTAAGTCCGGACTCGTTGTGTGATACACGTACTCTGACGGATGAATGCTTCGAGCTCCCATTACCGCAGGAATGCTCCACTCTTGATTCTTCTCGAATACTAGAAATGGTGAAACGACGGATTGATTCAAAGATGCCTCCGATGGGTTGTATTTTCAATGCAGCGAAAACGGATCTTGATGGTGGTCAGCACAGTCGAAGTGAGCTGGATAACTCTCAAACGATAGGAGATAGTTCAAATCTTAGCTTAGAATATTCTGGAGGTTTGCAAATCGAGTTGCAAGTATTCGAAAACCGCATTAAAGATAGTCACAGTGGCAAAGGAATCAAATTGCGAAGAATTTCTGGGGATCAGAATGAGTATGGTAAGCTATGTCAGCAATTAATTACTTCACTTACAGTTTGA
- the LOC131434981 gene encoding uncharacterized protein LOC131434981 isoform X1, which translates to MNENYAATAAAKQMPIEKLVRVGYYELDKTIGKGNFAVVKLASNVITNSKVAIKIIDKTCLDEENLAKTFREISILKVLHHPHITRLYEVMESRNKIYLVTEHAARGEIFDHLVAHGRMKEEEASRVFSQIISAVDYCHCKGIVHRDLKAENVLLDNEMNVKLADFGFSNTFTEGAPLRTWCGSPPYAAPEVFQGVEYDGPKSDIWSLGVVLYVLVCGALPFDGATLHDLRSVVVTGKFRIPFFMSQECEHLIRHMLVVEPEKRYTLRQIGNHKWLEMYNTIPILETGSFQQAESANLDTVVMTHMLQLPGLTADMIAQSVHENRFDHIYAIYYLLVDKLKQKRKEKNRLQHHASLAYSRSRKTSITTGVVDRTEVIKNDSLERLSPLTSTGSPILNMSTSLGTTDELEKYELESANVVRTPESTDHLFPPICSNTSANTRRHTVGPGDVAHEQALANPNVPINFKVGTAEQQTPTQNVPINIPMLQNQPVHNLTIKDQHLLKPPTVMGASAFGRRASDGGANLHIYYPTTSNFSDQQSVGDVMYGSQATPVMIPSGDHAMSATPGNEVPDDSSDEIQRYMHGRGCSKRHTVGCTDDLSSGNGVPMDSPQIHSPAPSTVGATGGGRTRRTGLLTVMERPPVISPDLIREVEARMNRDYLPPSLLTTAPGTASYLQAHMSGVGPTTHTLGGIPVLQPGRPSALGPIIAGYGIGAGLEQNALPPVPCTSLQSTSTQPNANSTALQNIGSRRFARTCKLPTVQEIGRYSPVRRASEGSKINSQFQGPFQECQQLQKGLSSTQQRNLLIAPSPPLAENSVSLPGSPMHCKPFDDRSQQDITLSQDMMVSLIPGLEKLVFEKRIQIETAKHIISTRTLPYEIRQQLGLFAHTLSPDLGYALQQQLQHSQSVSPLTSRPVTLQPNNLVGSSINAPNYGYSGGIPFSPFGTMGTVPGLNFLGSNNNSGCPSPVYYSECPSPILSGPSGTAGGGASPMHQITRGISSMNTGTSAAGGSITRGTSAAFPVSCNEPLDLSMDVVNSIDLDFSRNSYSINPPTTGVSSHNYFDMKNFSLMPPQQMRLTATPPTSPNLCIIQEENHNAAPFQGGIPYKSQSAGGSPEDLSFQHTHPQICLTDVQGSEITLVALSDSSHDSDDSLNCQSSGLGFQGLLISEPSSDMPSITRGVGRKASLETENNSTSTSLKLETDTSESYARRGSDKSLGFSDDSLSNDSNHSNLSPSQEPSASSGFKSCDSHSEQDARLSPDSLCDTRTLTDECFELPLPQECSTLDSSRILEMVKRRIDSKMPPMGCIFNAAKTDLDGGQHSRSELDNSQTIGDSSNLSLEYSGGLQIELQVFENRIKDSHSGKGIKLRRISGDQNEYGKLCQQLITSLTV; encoded by the exons GTTGCAATTAAAATAATCGATAAAACATGTCTCGACGAGGAGAACCTGGCGAAAACGTTTCGCGAAATATCAATACTGAAAGTGTTGCATCACCCGCACATTACTCGTTTGTACGAGGTCATGGAATCACGTAACAAAATCTACCTAGTAACGGAGCACGCGGCTCGGGGTGAGATTTTCGATCACCTCGTGGCACACGGTCGCATGAAGGAAGAGGAGGCATCCCGTGTCTTTTCCCAAATTATCTCCGCTGTTGATTACTGTCATTGCAAGGGAATTGTTCATCGTGATTTAAAAGCAGAAAATGTTCTTCTAGACAATGAGATGAACGTTAAACTGGCAGACTTTGGCTTTAGCAATACATTCACTGAAGGAGCCCCTCTAAGAACTTGGTGCGGTTCGCCACCATATGCGGCACCGGAAGTATTTCAAGGAGTGGAGTACGATGGTCCTAAATCAGATATATGGAGCTTGGGAGTGGTTCTGTATGTGTTAGTTTGCGGTGCCCTTCCATTTGATGGTGCAACTTTACACGATTTGCGAAGTGTTGTCGTTACAGGAAAATTTCGAATTCCATTTTTCATGTCACAAGAATGTGAGCACTTGATTAGGCATATGTTAGTAGTAGAACCTGAAAAACGGTACACATTAAGGCAGATTGGTAACCACAAATGGCTAGAAATGTACAATACTATTCCAATTCTCGAAACTGGATCATTTCAGCAAGCAGAAAGTGCAAATCTTGATACTGTTGTAATGACCCATATGCTGCAGCTTCCCGGCCTTACTGCCGACATGATCGCACAGTCAGTACATGAAAATCGTTTTGATCATATTTACGCTATCTATTATCTACTGGTGGATAAACTAAAGCAAAAGCGcaaagaaaaaaatcggttaCAGCATCACGCTAGCTTAGCTTACTCGAGATCCCGAAAAACCAGTATTACTACCGGTGTTGTAGATCGAACTGAAGTGATAAAAAATGATTCATTGGAAAGACTCAGTCCACTCACGAGCACTGGTTCACCGATCTTAAATATGTCGACTAGTCTAGGAACTACCGATGAGCTTGAAAAATATGAGCTTGAATCGGCAAACGTAGTGAGAACGCCCGAATCGACGGATCACCTGTTTCCTCCAATTTGTTCAAACACGTCAGCCAATACTCGTCGACACACTGTGGGCCCTGGAGATGTAGCACATGAGCAAGCGTTGGCTAATCCGAACGTACCAATCAATTTCAAGGTTGGAACTGCAGAACAACAAACTCCTACTCAAAATGTACCAATCAACATACCGATGTTACAGAATCAACCGGTGCACAATCTCACTATCAAAGATCAGCATTTGTTGAAACCGCCAACGGTCATGGGTGCAA GCGCATTTGGTAGACGAGCATCTGATGGAGGCGCTAATTTACACATCTACTACCCTACGACATCGAACTTCAGTGATCAACAATCAGTTGGTGACGTGATGTACGGTAGTCAGGCAACACCGGTGATGATTCCCAGTGGTGATCATGCTATGTCGGCGACCCCGGGTAACGAAGTACCTGATGATTCAAGCGACGAAATCCAAAG GTACATGCATGGTCGAGGATGCTCCAAACGACATACTGTTGGGTGTACCGATGACCTATCAAGTGGTAACGGAGTGCCTATGGATTCACCGCAGATACATTCTCCTGCACCATCTACCGTGGGAGCTACTGGTGGAGGACGCACACGACGAACTGGCTTACTCACGGTTATGGAAAGACCACCAG TGATTAGTCCTGATTTGATACGTGAAGTAGAGGCACGAATGAATCGCGATTATCTCCCTCCTTCGCTGTTAACTACAGCACCTGGAACGGCCTCCTACCTGCAGGCACATATGTCTGGAGTTGGACCAACTACTCATACACTGGGGGGTATACCAGTACTGCAACCTGGTAGACCAAGTGCACTAGGGCCAATTATAGCTGGATACGGTATAGGGGCGGGATTAGAGCAAAATGCTTTACCGCCAGTACCATGCACCTCCCTGCAATCTACCTCGACACAACCTAATGCAAATTCCACAGCACTGCAAAATATTGGTAGTAGACGCTTTGCTAGAACATGTAAACTGCCTACTGTGCAGGAGATAG GCCGATATAGCCCAGTTCGTCGAGCATCAGAAGGCTCCAAAATCAATTCCCAATTCCAAGGACCATTCCAGGAGTGTCAACAGTTGCAAAAGGGCTTGTCCAGTACTCAACAACGAAATCTTCTCATTGCCCCAAGCCCTCCTCTGGCGGAAAATTCGGTGAGTCTACCTGGCTCACCGATGCACTGTAAACCTTTTGATGACAGATCTCAGCAAGATATTACACTGTCGCAGGACATGATGGTGTCTCTGATACCTGGTCTCGAAAAATTAGTGTTCGAGAAGCGAATTCAAATCGAGACAGCTAAACACATAATTAGCACACGAACATTGCCATACGAAATTCGTCAACAACTGGGACTATTTGCTCACACATTATCTCCAGACCTCGGTTACGCGTTACAGCAACAGTTACAACATAGTCAAAGTGTTTCCCCACTCACATCACGCCCGGTGACCCTGCAACCTAACAATCTCGTCGGCAGTAGTATAAATGCCCCAAACTACGGATATAGTGGTGGCATACCTTTTTCTCCATTTGGAACTATGGGAACAGTACCTGGGCTCAATTTTCTTGGTAGCAATAATAATAGTGGTTGTCCTTCTCCAGTATACTACAGTGAATGCCCCTCACCAATATTATCTGGACCTTCTGGTACAGCAGGTGGTGGTGCCTCTCCGATGCATCAGATAACACGTGGTATTAGTAGTATGAACACGGGTACTTCAGCGGCAGGTGGTTCTATTACTCGCGGAACATCAGCGGCGTTCCCTGTGTCTTGCAATGAACCACTGGATCTTAGTATGGACGTTGTAAATAGTATCGACTTGGATTTTTCAAGAAACAGCTATTCTATTAATCCACCAACAACAGGGGTTTCATCACATAACTATTTTGATATGAAAAACTTTAGCCTTATGCCGCCACAGCAAATGCGCCTAACCGCAACACCTCCAACTTCACCAAATTTGTGTATTATTCAAGAAGAAAATCACAATGCTGCTCCATTCCAGGGGGGTATTCCGTACAAGAGTCAATCAGCTGGTGGATCTCCCGAAGATTTAAGCTTCCAACATACGCATCCACAGATATGTCTAACAGATGTTCAAGGTAGTGAAATAACATTGGTAGCATTGTCGGACTCTAGCCATGATAGTGACGATTCACTTAATTGCCAGAGCTCAGGACTAGGATTCCAGGGTTTATTAATATCGGAACCTTCTAGTGATATGCCTTCCATAACACGTGGTGTTGGAAGAAAAGCTAGCCTGGAAACAGAGAACAACTCAACATCGACTTCTTTGAAACTTGAAACAGACACTAGCGAGTCATATGCTCGGCGTGGCAGTGATAAGTCTCTGGGATTTAGCGACGATAGCCTCAGTAATGATTCGAATCATTCGAATCTTTCTCCTAGTCAAGAACCGTCGGCTAGTTCTGGTTTCAAGAGCTGCGATTCTCATTCCGAGCAAGACGCTCGACTAAGTCCGGACTCGTTGTGTGATACACGTACTCTGACGGATGAATGCTTCGAGCTCCCATTACCGCAGGAATGCTCCACTCTTGATTCTTCTCGAATACTAGAAATGGTGAAACGACGGATTGATTCAAAGATGCCTCCGATGGGTTGTATTTTCAATGCAGCGAAAACGGATCTTGATGGTGGTCAGCACAGTCGAAGTGAGCTGGATAACTCTCAAACGATAGGAGATAGTTCAAATCTTAGCTTAGAATATTCTGGAGGTTTGCAAATCGAGTTGCAAGTATTCGAAAACCGCATTAAAGATAGTCACAGTGGCAAAGGAATCAAATTGCGAAGAATTTCTGGGGATCAGAATGAGTATGGTAAGCTATGTCAGCAATTAATTACTTCACTTACAGTTTGA